The Fuscovulum sp. sequence GTGAAGAAAAAGGAATGCCGGAATGGCGCTGAGTTTCCGTCAGACCGAGATCCTTGAGATTGCCCGCGCCGAGGGGCGGGTGGTCGTCGAGGATCTGGCGCAGCGCTTTGATGTGACCTTGCAGACGATCCGGCGCGATCTTACGGATCTGGCGGATATGGGCCATCTGGACCGGGTGCATGGCGGGGCGGTACCGCGCACCGGGGTGACGAACCTTGGCTATGAGCAGCGCCGCCAGATGAACGAGGCGGCGAAGTCCGCCATCGCACGGGCCTGTGCGGCGGCGATCCCGGAGAACTGTTCGCTGATCATGAACCTTGGCACCACGACCGAGGCGGTGGCGCGGGAATTGCTGACCCATCGCAATATCACGGTGGTGACCAACAACATGAACGTGGCCAACACGCTGGCCGCCAATCCGGGCTGCGAGATCATGGTGGCGGGTGGCGCGCTGCGGCGGTCGGATGGCGGGTTGGTGGGGGAGCTGACGACGCAGTTTTTTGAGCAGTTCAAGGTAGATTACGCGGTGATTGGCGCGTCGGCGCTGGATCAGGACGGCGATCTGCTGGATTTCGATCTGGCCGAGGTGCGGGTGTCGAAGGCGATCATCCGGCAGGCGCGCAAGGTGTTTCTGGTCTGCGACCATTCCAAGCTGGACCGGAGCGCACCGGCACGGCTGGCGTCGCTGTCGGAGGTGACGACTTTGTTCACGGATCAGCCTCTGCCGCCCGAACTGGCGCGGAAATGTGCCGAATGGGGGACCGGGGTGGTGGTTGCCGGGTGAGGTGATCCCGGCGCGCAGGCGCCGGGATGGCCCCGCCGCCCGGTGGGTTGGGTGGCTGTCCCGGGCTGGCCCGGGACAGGTTTCTTACAGGGCGTCCAGCCAATCCAGCCTTGGCCCAAGCGGTACGATGCCCTTGGGGTTGAGCGCCTTGATCGAATAGTAGCCGCGCTTGATGTGATCGATGCTGACTGTCTCGGCGATGCCGGGCAGGCGGTAGACGCGGGCGGTGTAGGCGGTCAGGTGGGGATAATCGGCCAGCTGTCGCAGGTTGCATTTGAACAGGCCGTGATAGGCGGCGTCAAAGCGGATCAGCGTGACGAAGGCGCGGATGTCCGTCTCGGTCAATCGGTCGCCATGAAGCCATGCGCGCCCGTCGGAAAGCCGGGTCTCCAGCGTATTCAGCATGGCAAAGACATCGTGGAAGGCGGATTCATAGGCGGCCTGCGTGGTGGCAAAGCCCGCGCGATAGACGCCGTTGTTCAGCGCGGGATAGATCGCATCGTTCAGCGCGTCGATCTGGGCCGCCAGATCGGCGGGGTAGAGATCGGGGCCGTTGGCGAGTGTCCCGAAGCCCGAATTGAAAATGCGCAGGATGTCGGCGCTTTCGTTGTTGACGATAGTTTGGGTTTGTTTGTCCCACAGGACCGGAATAGTGGCGCGGCCGTTCACGGCCGGATCGGCGCGCGTATAGATTTCATGCATGTAAGTGGCTTGGTTTATGGCATCTGCCCCGGCGACAAAGTGCCAGCCTTCATCGGTGAGTTCGGGTTCGACGATGGAGAGGGAGATGACGTCTTCAAGCTGCTTGAGCTTGCGTGCCATGAGCGTGCGGCTGGCCCAGGGGCAGATGAGGCCGACATAGAGGTGATAGCGGCCGGCCTCGGCGCGGAAACCGCCTTGGCCCGTGGGGCCGGGGCTGCCATCGCGGGTGATCCAGTTGCGGAAGGTGGAAACCTGCCGCACGAAGCCGCCCTGTTCATCCTTGGCCTGAACCGGATCCCATTTTGCGATCCATTTGCCGTTCACGAGCATCAGCGTTTCTCCGTCAGGGTGATCTGGGTGCCCCAGGGATCGGTCAGCCGTGTTTGGCCATCGCTGCGCGCGGCGATAGCGGCAAGGGCGGTGGCGTCTGCGAGGATTTCCACATTGGTCAGGCCGGTCGAGGGGGTGCGGGGGCCCGCGCCGCGGCTGTTCCAGACATTGGTGGCGAGGTGATGGTGATAGCCGCCTGACCCGTAGAAGGCCGCGCCGGGATAGGTGGCGGTCACGGGAAAGCCGAGTGTGCCGGTATAGAAGGCCTGCGCTTGCGCGACATCGCCCACTTGCAGGTGGACATGGCCCACGACCGTGCCATCGGGTGCGCCTGTCCAAGGGCCATCGGCGGCGGCGGCGAGATCGTCAAGGTCAAGCGGATCGGTCGCCATCTGGATGGAGCCGTCCTGTTTGGTCCATTGCGCGCGGGGGCGGTCGACATAGACTTCGATCCCGTTGCCTTCGGGATCGGCGAGATAGATCGCCTCGGACACTTTGTGATCGGATGCGCCCTGAAGGGGCAGGCGGGTGCTGGCCACGTGGTGCAGCCAGCGGGCAAGGGCGGCGCGGTCTGGCAGAAGAAAGGCGGTGTGGAACAGGCCGGCCTCGCGCGGGGAGCGGAGCCGCGCGGCGGGATCGGCGATCAGCGTGATCAGTGCCCGGTTGCCTGCACCGAGAGTGACCTGTGCGGCATCGGCGGTCAGCTTCGCCAGGCCGAGCGCGCGGGCGTAGAAATCGGCGCTGCGGGCCAGATCATGGACTGTAAGCGTGACCCGTCCGATTTCCATCGGGGCTGCGGCGGTGTGCATCGCGGGACTCCTGTGACACTACGTTACCCGCACAGGCCTAGACCTGCGGGCGCTGTTGCGAAAGGGTCCGGGATGCACAGTCTTTGTGCTGCCGTTGCGCCGCTGTCGGGCCGTGCCCGATGGCGGTATCGGGAACGGGGCAGGGGTTTCGTCAGTCGCGGCCGGGGAAGAAGCGCGGGAGGCGGCCGTCAAGTTCGCGGGCCATGTCCTGAAGCCGAAGGTCGGCGGATGCCTCGTCTTCGCCGCGCGCGACGGGGGTGACAAGGCGGACAAGCCCGCCATCCTTGCGCCCGTAAAGCACGCTGTCCCAAAGGAGCCAGAGCTTCGACCCGAAGTCCCAGGCGACCTGCCGCCCGTTTTGCAGGAAGAAGTAATAGACGAGCAGGCGATCTTCGCCCTTCTGGATCAGGGCGCGGTTGATTGGGAAAGGTTTGTTCAGGCCCATTTCCATGCCGATATCGCGCCGGTCGAACGAGGCGAATTCCCAGCCTGAATTGGGAAGGCACACCTCGGGGGAATGCGCGCCACTGGTTGTCTGATCGCGGAACCATGCGGCGAAAACCTCGACCGTGGCATCGGGGCCTGCGGTGAAGGACATCAACGCGTAATCCTGCGCTTGCAGCGTCTGGGCGACGGCGGGATCGAGCGACTGGCGCTCGCCACCGGTCCAGCTTCCGATCTGGGTGGGGAAGGAGCCAAGCTCGGCCCGGGGCGGTTCGACCGTGCGGACAGTGGGGAAGACCTGCCACAGCACGGCGGCCCCGACGGTGACGATGGCAAAGACCGCCAGTGCGCGCGACGGTTCGACCAGCAGGATGCGGCGGGCCTGCGGGACCAGACCGGAGAAATCCAGATCAAGCGCGTCGACCAATGTCGTGTGCCGGCGCTGCAATATCAGCAGCAGGCGGGCCAGGCCAAAGAGCATCAGCACCGAGAGCAGGAAGATCACCCAGCCTTCGAAGAAGTGCGAAAACCCCTCGAGATGTTCTGGCCCCTGATACTGCACGATCAGCCCGGCGATGGCGATGCGCGCCGAGTTCATCACCACAGCGATGGGGGCCGCCGACAGCAGCATGATGGCCTTCATGGTGAAGGAGCCGCGATAGAGGATCGCGAAGATGTAGGAAAAGCTGAGGATCGGGAACAGATAGCGCAGGCCCGAGCAGGCCTCGGCCACGTGCATCTTTATGACGCCGAGGTCGATGATGTAGCCATCCAGAAACACCGGCACATCGGCCAACCGCAGCAGCCAGACGCCCAATTCGGCCGAGATGAGCTGAAGCGTGATGGACACGGTGTAATAGGTGGAGCTTGGCAGGGGCAGCATGAAGCCCAGATGCAGGATCGGCGGCCAGAAGCGCTTTCCCTGTTCCCAGCCAAAGCAGATGAGCAGGATTGCGCCGAACCACAGGATCAGCGCCGTGGCGGTGACCATCGGCGTTTCCACCATCTGGCCAAGGATGCCGAAGAAGACGGACACGGCCAGCAGGGCCAGCCCCGGCCAGCGGTTCACGGGTCCGTGCAGGATCGGTTCGGTCTTGAGTTGGCGCAGGAAAAGCAGGCCTGACAGCACGGGAATAAGCGGCCCGTGGCTGTATTCAGGCATCTGCCAGACAGCGAAGAGAAGCGTGATGCCCGGCCAGAACAGCACAAAAGCGCCGATCAGGGACACGGTCAGCCAGAACAGGCCCATAACTTGCATGGGAAGGGGGGCCGAGAGCGGTTGGGTGCCTTCGGGGCTGTGCATGTTCTGGCCGTGCTTGATTAATCAGGTTTAATTTTACGATACTACAAGGCACAAGGGCGGTGAAGTAAACAGGTCGCGCATGTTCGCCCGGCCTGACACAAGAAACTGGAAGGGACGAGTGCGCGGATGGGTAGTATCCTTGACATCTACACTGGCTATTTCGGGCTGAGCGCCCGGCCATTTGCCATCGCGCCGGACCCGGACATGCTGTTCTGGTCGATGACCCATCGCCGGGCCTATTCGCTTATGGAATATGCCATCGTGACCCGTGCACCGATCACTTTGGTGACGGGTGAGGTTGGGGCGGGAAAGACGCTGCTGGTGCAGCATTTGTTGCGAAATGTGGGTGATGACGTGGTCTTCGGGCTGGTGTCGCAGGTGCGTGGCAAGGCCGAGGATGTGCTGCCTTGGGTGCTTCTGGCGCTGGGTGAACCGGCCGAGCCGGATGACAGCATGGTGGAGCTTTTTTCGCGCTTTGAGGAGCGTCTGATACAGGAATATGCCGCCGGGCGGCGGGTGGTGCTGGTGTTCGACGAGGCGCAGAATCTTTCGGATCAGGCGCTGGAACAGATTCGCACGCTGACCAACATGAACACCGGCACGGACGAGTTGTTGCAGGTGTTTCTGGTGGGGCAATCGGGGCTGCGTGACCGAATCGTCAATTCGGCGCTTCAGCCGCTTGCCCAAAGAATCGGCGCTGCCTGCCATTTACCCGCCATGGATGCGCTGACGACAGGCGAATATGTCCGGCATCGGCTGAAGGCCGTGGGCGGCAACGACGAACTGTTCACCGATGATGCGGTTGACCTTGTGCATGAGCGCACCGGCGGGTTGGCGCGGTTGGTGAACCAGTTGTGCGATTTTTCGATGGTCTATGCCTTTAGCAAGGGCAACCCGCAGATCGACAAGATGACGGTCATGCAGGTGATCAATGACGGGGTGTTCTTTGGCGGGCAGGCGCTGACGGCGCTGGCAGATCAGGATGACGTCGCACATCTGCCTATGTTCCGCGCCCGCACGGCACCGCTGGACTGACCGATGCAGGACAGTCAGGTTTCACGGGCGGACGATACGTCTGTGCCCGGACATGGGCGCAGGTTGCATGTGATGATCACGGCCAATGCGGCCTGGAACATCTGGAACTTTCGCCGCCCTATCGTGCAGTCGCTGTTGCAAGCCGGGCATCGGGTGACAGTGCTGGCCCCTGCCGATGATATGCTGACAGATTTGCAGCGGATCGGCTGCGCGGTGGTGCCGCTGAAGATGGATGTGCGCGGGCTGAACCCGGTGGCCGATCTGGCGCTGGTGCGGCGGTTTCGGGCGATCTTTCGCGAACAGCGGCCCGACGTGGTGCTGAGCTTTACGATCAAGAACAACATCTTTGGCGGATTGGCCGCGCGGTTGACCGGCATGCCCTTCGTGCCGAATGTGACCGGGCTTGGCACGGCGTTTCTGTCCGGCTGGCTGCTTCAGCGGATTGCCGAGGCACTGTACCGGATGGCGTTCCGGGGGCTGCCGGTGGTGTTTTTCGAGAATGACGATGACCGCGCGCTGTTCGAAGCGCGCGGGATGCTGCGGCCGGGGCAGGCGCGGGTTTTGCCGGGCACCGGGATTGATCTGGCGCATTATGGGGCGGTCCCGATGCCGGGACATGCGCCCGAGGCCCCGGTTTTTCTAATGGTGGCCCGGCTGCTGCGCGACAAGGGCGTGATCGAGTTTGTCGAGGCGGCGCGCCGTATCAAGGCAGAGTATCCGCAGGCGCGGTTTCAATTGCTTGGGCCGGCCGGGGTGCAGAACCGGACGGCGATCCATCTGGACGAGGTGCAGCGCTGGGTGGATGACGGGATCATCGACTATCTGGGCACGCGAACCGACGTGAGGCCACTGTTGCAGGCGGCGGATTGCGTTGTGCTTCCATCCTATCGCGAAGGCGCGCCGCGCACGCTGATCGAGGCCTCTGCCATGGCGCGGCCGGTGATCGCGACCGATGTGGCGGGGTGCCGCGCGGTGGTGGATGCGGATATCACCGGGTTCATGTGCCAGCCACGCGATGCAGAGAGCCTCGCCGCGGCGATGCGCCGTTTCCTGCACCTGTCGCCCGAGGCGCGGGCCGAAATGGGGGCCGCCGCGCGCCGCAAGATGGAGCGGGAGTTCGACGAAAGGATCGTCATCGCTGCCTATCATGATGCGGTGCGGGCTGTGACCGCGCGGGGTTGAGGCAGCATGGAAACGGCGGTTTTCATCATCGGAAAGCTGGTCGGGGCGATGCTGCGGATCGAGACATGGCTGGTCGCGCTGGCCGTTCTGTCCCTGCTGGCGCAGGTCCGGGGCAGGCCGGGGCTGGCCCGCGCGCTGACGGGCGGGCTGATTGCCGCGCTGGTGGCACTTGCGGTGTTTCCCATCGGTGCGGCCTTGTTGCGGCCATTGGAGGCCACGTTTCCCGCCAACCCGCCGCTGGCGCAGGTGGGGGGGATCATCCTGCTTGGCGGGGCCGAGGATGTGGCACCCAGCCGCCAATGGGGCGGGGCGCAACTGGGCGCGGCGGGCGAGCGGCTGATGGCGGTGGCCGAACTGGCGCGGCGGTTTCCCGAAGCGCGGGTCATCGTAACCGGCGGCGGCGGCAGGTTGCGCGATGCGGGCGGGGTGGCCCTGTCCGAGGCGCAGATTTCGGCAGGTTTCCTTGAGCGGCACGGCGTTGCTGCATCGCGGATCATGCTGGAGGAGCAGTCGCGGACGACGGCCGAGAATGCGCGGCGCAGCATTGCGGGTGCGCCGGTTGCCGAGGGGGAGGTGTGGGTTCTGGTGACGAGCGCTTTTCACATGCCCCGCGCAATGCAGAGCTTTCAGGCGGCGGGATGGACGGGGCTGGTTCCCTTTCCTGTGGATTATCGCAGTGGCCCTGTCATTGACGGGATCGGATGGGATCTGGCCAGGAATCTGGAGCTGCTGAACATCGCCCTGCGGGAATGGGTCGGGCGGCTGGCCTATCGCATATTGCAGCGCTGAGAGGCGGGTCCGGGCCTGCGAATGCCCTGGGGTGAAGGTTGGAGCAGTTTCAGCGGCGATCATGCCTTTCCACCGGTGTTCGGGGGAATTAAGGATTGTTGCGAAGTCGGGCCGACCCCCAGCGAAGGGGAGATCCGGTCGCAGCGCTGCCGGGACCAGCGTCGGGCCCTTGCGCGGGCGTCACCACAGGGGGGCGGGACAACGGACGGATGAAGGCAGAGCGGGTGTTTGCAATTCGGGCGAAAGACAGGGGACCGGCGCGACGGACAGTTGCGGCAGGAGACCGGCTGAAACACGGGCGGCAGGGACCCGTGCCAGTGATGGCATGTGGGATGACATGACTGCGCCCTTTGCCCTTTTTGTTGTGGCCCATCCCGCCTTTCGCCAGCGATATGAATATATCACGCGCCATCTGGCCGCGCGGTCAAAGCAGACGCCGCGCCTTGTTGGCATTGTGGGGCGGGATGTATTGGCGGCGACGCCCGATCTGCCGCGCCGTTCAAGTATTTTGCCGGGCGAGCTTGGCTGTGCGCTGTCGCATCTGTCGGCCTATCGGACGATGGTGGCTGAAAACATCCCGCGCGCTGTGGTGATGGAGGATGATGCGGCGCTGCCCGAAGGGTTTGACGATCTTGCCCGCGCGGTTCTGGCGGACCTGCGGCGGGGCGAGGTTATCTCGTTCCACAGCCCGAACCGGCAGCCGAACCTGTATTCGTCGCATGGCGCGCGCAGCGTCGGGGGCAGTCTGCTTGTGACGCCGATGCAGGCCCGATCCGTGCGCACGACGCTGTGCTATGCGATCGATCTTGGCGCGGCGCGGGGTATTCTGCGTGGCAACGATCCCGTGGAATTCTGCGCCGATGATTTTGACGCCTTCCATGCGCGGGGATTTGTCAATCACCTGCGCATTCTGAGCCCGTCGGCGGTGGATCTTGCGGCGTTCGAATCCGTGATGGAATATCGGCGCAAGGCGAATGCGATGCGGATCGTCGCCCGGTTGTTGAACCGCACCCCTGGTGTTCGTGAGATACTTCGGCTGCGGCGGCATCATCTGCACATGTCAGGGGACCGCAATCATCGGATCGTGCCGGACCCGTCGCCGCTGATGGTGGGAAATCCGGCATATGAAGAGATGCAGGGTGTGAATTGATGCTTTTGTCTGGACGGGATTTGGACGCGGGCGGATGCTGTGCCTTCCCGATGCTTCGCCGTTCCGGGCTGGTTTGTTCTTGCGATGCCCTTTTTCGGGGCCGTCTTTTCCGGGCTATTATTCCCGGCAGGGTGATGGCGTCTTTTCATTGTGACGGAGCGGACCGTGTCCAAGATATTTGATCCGATCACTTACAGGCCGTTCTACCCCAGAGTCGTCAGGCTGCGCGGTAGATATGTCATCTCGCGGTCGGGTATGCTGC is a genomic window containing:
- a CDS encoding AAA family ATPase — encoded protein: MGSILDIYTGYFGLSARPFAIAPDPDMLFWSMTHRRAYSLMEYAIVTRAPITLVTGEVGAGKTLLVQHLLRNVGDDVVFGLVSQVRGKAEDVLPWVLLALGEPAEPDDSMVELFSRFEERLIQEYAAGRRVVLVFDEAQNLSDQALEQIRTLTNMNTGTDELLQVFLVGQSGLRDRIVNSALQPLAQRIGAACHLPAMDALTTGEYVRHRLKAVGGNDELFTDDAVDLVHERTGGLARLVNQLCDFSMVYAFSKGNPQIDKMTVMQVINDGVFFGGQALTALADQDDVAHLPMFRARTAPLD
- a CDS encoding glutathione S-transferase family protein, producing the protein MLVNGKWIAKWDPVQAKDEQGGFVRQVSTFRNWITRDGSPGPTGQGGFRAEAGRYHLYVGLICPWASRTLMARKLKQLEDVISLSIVEPELTDEGWHFVAGADAINQATYMHEIYTRADPAVNGRATIPVLWDKQTQTIVNNESADILRIFNSGFGTLANGPDLYPADLAAQIDALNDAIYPALNNGVYRAGFATTQAAYESAFHDVFAMLNTLETRLSDGRAWLHGDRLTETDIRAFVTLIRFDAAYHGLFKCNLRQLADYPHLTAYTARVYRLPGIAETVSIDHIKRGYYSIKALNPKGIVPLGPRLDWLDAL
- a CDS encoding glycosyltransferase family 4 protein: MITANAAWNIWNFRRPIVQSLLQAGHRVTVLAPADDMLTDLQRIGCAVVPLKMDVRGLNPVADLALVRRFRAIFREQRPDVVLSFTIKNNIFGGLAARLTGMPFVPNVTGLGTAFLSGWLLQRIAEALYRMAFRGLPVVFFENDDDRALFEARGMLRPGQARVLPGTGIDLAHYGAVPMPGHAPEAPVFLMVARLLRDKGVIEFVEAARRIKAEYPQARFQLLGPAGVQNRTAIHLDEVQRWVDDGIIDYLGTRTDVRPLLQAADCVVLPSYREGAPRTLIEASAMARPVIATDVAGCRAVVDADITGFMCQPRDAESLAAAMRRFLHLSPEARAEMGAAARRKMEREFDERIVIAAYHDAVRAVTARG
- a CDS encoding VOC family protein, which encodes MHTAAAPMEIGRVTLTVHDLARSADFYARALGLAKLTADAAQVTLGAGNRALITLIADPAARLRSPREAGLFHTAFLLPDRAALARWLHHVASTRLPLQGASDHKVSEAIYLADPEGNGIEVYVDRPRAQWTKQDGSIQMATDPLDLDDLAAAADGPWTGAPDGTVVGHVHLQVGDVAQAQAFYTGTLGFPVTATYPGAAFYGSGGYHHHLATNVWNSRGAGPRTPSTGLTNVEILADATALAAIAARSDGQTRLTDPWGTQITLTEKR
- a CDS encoding glycosyltransferase family 25 protein, with the protein product MTAPFALFVVAHPAFRQRYEYITRHLAARSKQTPRLVGIVGRDVLAATPDLPRRSSILPGELGCALSHLSAYRTMVAENIPRAVVMEDDAALPEGFDDLARAVLADLRRGEVISFHSPNRQPNLYSSHGARSVGGSLLVTPMQARSVRTTLCYAIDLGAARGILRGNDPVEFCADDFDAFHARGFVNHLRILSPSAVDLAAFESVMEYRRKANAMRIVARLLNRTPGVREILRLRRHHLHMSGDRNHRIVPDPSPLMVGNPAYEEMQGVN
- a CDS encoding DeoR/GlpR family DNA-binding transcription regulator; the encoded protein is MALSFRQTEILEIARAEGRVVVEDLAQRFDVTLQTIRRDLTDLADMGHLDRVHGGAVPRTGVTNLGYEQRRQMNEAAKSAIARACAAAIPENCSLIMNLGTTTEAVARELLTHRNITVVTNNMNVANTLAANPGCEIMVAGGALRRSDGGLVGELTTQFFEQFKVDYAVIGASALDQDGDLLDFDLAEVRVSKAIIRQARKVFLVCDHSKLDRSAPARLASLSEVTTLFTDQPLPPELARKCAEWGTGVVVAG
- the xrtD gene encoding VPLPA-CTERM-specific exosortase XrtD, yielding MQVMGLFWLTVSLIGAFVLFWPGITLLFAVWQMPEYSHGPLIPVLSGLLFLRQLKTEPILHGPVNRWPGLALLAVSVFFGILGQMVETPMVTATALILWFGAILLICFGWEQGKRFWPPILHLGFMLPLPSSTYYTVSITLQLISAELGVWLLRLADVPVFLDGYIIDLGVIKMHVAEACSGLRYLFPILSFSYIFAILYRGSFTMKAIMLLSAAPIAVVMNSARIAIAGLIVQYQGPEHLEGFSHFFEGWVIFLLSVLMLFGLARLLLILQRRHTTLVDALDLDFSGLVPQARRILLVEPSRALAVFAIVTVGAAVLWQVFPTVRTVEPPRAELGSFPTQIGSWTGGERQSLDPAVAQTLQAQDYALMSFTAGPDATVEVFAAWFRDQTTSGAHSPEVCLPNSGWEFASFDRRDIGMEMGLNKPFPINRALIQKGEDRLLVYYFFLQNGRQVAWDFGSKLWLLWDSVLYGRKDGGLVRLVTPVARGEDEASADLRLQDMARELDGRLPRFFPGRD
- a CDS encoding YdcF family protein; the encoded protein is METAVFIIGKLVGAMLRIETWLVALAVLSLLAQVRGRPGLARALTGGLIAALVALAVFPIGAALLRPLEATFPANPPLAQVGGIILLGGAEDVAPSRQWGGAQLGAAGERLMAVAELARRFPEARVIVTGGGGRLRDAGGVALSEAQISAGFLERHGVAASRIMLEEQSRTTAENARRSIAGAPVAEGEVWVLVTSAFHMPRAMQSFQAAGWTGLVPFPVDYRSGPVIDGIGWDLARNLELLNIALREWVGRLAYRILQR